The Bdellovibrionales bacterium genome segment CGCAGACCTGTCCAGTCAAATCGACTTCCACGGCCGAGTTAATTGCAACGACTTTTGGATTGCGAGCAATATTGATTGGATTATTGATATAACCGACATCCAACTGAACCGTCGCCTGATTGTCGTGAACAAAGCGATAGAGCTCTCGCGATCCCATCAAAAAAGAGGAGACGGTCTTTCCCTTGTGCAGCTTCTTCCTACTGTTATCTACCACTCCAGCTTGGATCAGTTTCAAAGCCCCGTCTGACCACATTTCGGTATGAATCCCAAGATATTTTCGATTGGAAAGCTGACCCAATACGGCGTCGGGTATTGCCCCGATACCCATTTGCAGAGTTGAGCCGTCCTCCACTAAATCTGCCACATAATTTCCAATTTGTTGCTCTATAGGCGTTGGCAAGGTCGGCATTTCTTCAGGCAATTCGTCATCAACCTGAACCGCATAATTGATTTTGCTCACATGAAGAAATCCATCCCCATGTGTTCGAGGCATGTGAGGATTAATCTGAGCGATCACAATTTTGGCTTGTTCCAGAGCGGCTGGAATAATATCGACACTCGTGCCCAAGGAACAATCGCCGTGTTGGTCCGGCGGAGAAACGTGAATAAAAACCACATCAATCTTCACTCTTTTTGAACGTATTAACTGTGGGATTTCTGATAGCGAGCAGGGCAGATAATCAACCTGAGGAGGGCAGAATCGGCTGCGGAGGTTAGCTCCCATAAAAAAGGATGAAACTTTAAAACTATCCCTATAATTTCTATCTGCATAAGGAGCTGACCCGCTTGTATGGAGATGAAAAATCTCGACATTTTTCAGACGGTCAGATTGCTGCACCATAGCTTCTATCAGACGATGAGGAGTTGCCGCAGCTCCTTGAATCAGAACTCGATCTCCAGATCGAACTGCTTGCACTGCCTCGTGGGCGCTCACCCAGTTTACTTTCGAGGTCTGAAGCTTCATGCCGCTCACTCCTTCTTGTATTAACTCATGATGACCGGAATTTATACCGCATAA includes the following:
- a CDS encoding acetyl-CoA hydrolase/transferase family protein, yielding MKLQTSKVNWVSAHEAVQAVRSGDRVLIQGAAATPHRLIEAMVQQSDRLKNVEIFHLHTSGSAPYADRNYRDSFKVSSFFMGANLRSRFCPPQVDYLPCSLSEIPQLIRSKRVKIDVVFIHVSPPDQHGDCSLGTSVDIIPAALEQAKIVIAQINPHMPRTHGDGFLHVSKINYAVQVDDELPEEMPTLPTPIEQQIGNYVADLVEDGSTLQMGIGAIPDAVLGQLSNRKYLGIHTEMWSDGALKLIQAGVVDNSRKKLHKGKTVSSFLMGSRELYRFVHDNQATVQLDVGYINNPINIARNPKVVAINSAVEVDLTGQVCADSIGGRMISGSGGQLDFILGASLSEGGKPIIALTSRAKNGAPRIVANLNVGAGVVTPRALVHFIVTEYGMVDLYGKTLSERANALIEISHPDDRETLHKNWWNFCEGLKKKT